Within Sander vitreus isolate 19-12246 chromosome 23, sanVit1, whole genome shotgun sequence, the genomic segment CAAAGTGGCAGTATATGCACTCCCTTCCCCTGCCTGGATCTGAGCGTGCCGAATCGATTGTATCAGTGGAAGCAACACCAGTTTGTGCAAGATGACACTTTCTCCTAGTAAATCTGCAGAAAATCCTGGCAGCGGTGCAGAACATGCAGTCAGGATGGAATGCAGAAAAGCGCCCGGTTTTTCCTGCCAGACTTCAGTAAGGTGGATTTAGCTCGGTTTATTAGGGCTATAAAGTGTCCGGTGGTGAGAAAGCCATTACTCCAGCCAGCATGATAAGTTCTTTTGTATTAGCTGATACACTGTCTCCTTCAGACTGTTGTTGAGAATAACTAATTCAACATGACCTTTAATAACACCcatcacacacagaggacagagaTACTAGATTTCTGTATTTAAGAACAATGGGAGAGTGTGACATGCATGAAGAAACATCATAATTGAGGTCTTGGGACAAAACAATCTTATTTGAAAAAGAGGTTTCTAAATTGGAATTGCAGGTTCTATTTTGAAATGGAATACTCCACATGGTAATGAGAAATAACAGGGCTTAAATGTAAGACTCTGGAGATACAACAATAAAGGTCTTTTCAGGTGAAGTTTCTAAAAGATGAAGTTCTGGCTCGCATGCAGTTGTAGTTGTTTCCCTCGCTGACATTGCATTGGTTTCAGAGCTGGAGCAAGACTGCAGAAACAGATGTCTGCATGAAGAGGCTGAACATGTGGATGAGAGGTCTTACCATGCCATCAGAGCAGCTGGACAGCGGGCTCCCGGGCTCAGAGCTGCTCTCTCCAGGTAGGCCGTAGTAGTTTTCCACCTGCTCTCGTAGCAGATCCTGCAGGCTCTCGATGTACTGGATGGCGTTGCGCAGGATCTCCACCTTGGGCAGACGTTGGCTGGGGTTGGCCGAGGTGCAGCGCCTCAAAGCCTCGAAAGCATGGTTGACCTTCTTCAGCCGCCGGCGCTCGCGCATGGTGGCGGCCCGTCTACGGTCCACAAAGTTGGACTTGCGCTTGCAGGCCTTGCAGGCCCACTGGAGGCAGTGTCCCGGCTGGTGGGGGGCTCCGGGGATCCTCACATGCTCGTCCTCCTCAGAGCCATCGAGCTCCAAGCCGGCGCCAAACTCCAGGCTGTCTGGAGATGAAGCACAGTCGTAGTAGACCTGGGATGGTGAGAAGACGTCCATATTTGCTGAAGAAAAGAGGTCTGAATGGATGTAGAGATGGGcgcaaaggaaggaaggagggtaGAGGAGtgaggtgagagagaggagaccTCTGAGTGATATGAGGAGTCTGTTGCCCCAGGCCCCCCTTATATGCCCCCAGGCCAGAGCCCAGGGCCCACATTGGCCAGATCTAATTACCATGGCCCATTGGCCCAGCCAGAAGGCAGGCTGGGGTTAGCTCAGCTCCCTCCCTGCCCCATCCCAACGCGCTGCTTCTCACCCCCCAGTACCCTGCAGAGTTTCCCACATCTGCACTTACTGGTGTTTTCCTACTCATCACCACTCTCTCCTTCCAACTGCCCTTCTCCTGCAATGCCATGATGAATACAATGCTTGGGAACGTTTCAGGAGTGTGGGTGAATATTTGCAGTTGTAACCACAACAATGACTTCTTTTTGAATAATCATAACAGCTTTATTTTTGCTTGATTTATCTGTAACCGGCCTACAGGCATCATATCAAAGCCTGACAACGAAAGTGACATGCATTTTAAAGAGAGAGTGTTTTGTTTAGTCAAACTGTGCAGAAAAAAGAGGGTGACCACTTGCAGGACTATGCAGGCCAATTTTCACGGCGGAGACAACAGCGTTGCAGATGCAGCCCAGCTGCAAAGGAAGGTGTAACATTTCAAGCCCTGTGAATTCATTACAGTGGTAAACCCCTTCTAAACACCCCAAGCTCATCACTGAAGGTGCTGTGAATGAGGGGATCCCTGTTTGCCAAAGCTCATCAAAACAGTAATTACACAATTGACACCACTGCACAATTCCCTGCGCCACATTTTAACCGTTAAAAGTTATTGACACAATTCAGGTACTTTGATTCAGCACACAACAGATGGCCATTATGGtgcaggagttttttttaatgttttattaagTGGTGGACTGAAAGTTTGAGGGGTTATAAGCAATCTCAGCATGACTattatttgttacttttttttttaacagaaaagtgaaaaaaaactgattggatattttgaaatgttttacagtGCACATCAAACCATCACAAGAGCTTTTAGACATACCCAATATGTTGTTACAAAGGTACTTTTCTTCAGATTTTGCCTCATTCTGTTTAGTTTCAAGATGTTCACATCTGTTTCTGGAAAATAAAGATGGTGACATAGCTTTGGAGTGAAGTTTAATTGTCTCTCTAGTTGCAgaattgctttctctctctctctctctctctctctctctctctctctctctctgtctctctcagactGAAGGGGGCTTTTTTTGCAGTTCGAACCTGACTTGCAGACTAATTTAACTAATTATGTTGTTGACAGCTTACAAGGATACAATGCGGATATTTCTCACAATGTGTCAAAACGTTTGGCGAGCCCCCTTCTCTGGGAACTGTGCGCACCTAAGAAAACACCAGTATTCATGCTGCCTCTGAATTGCCGTCGGAGTTTGGATTAGGCACAGCTGAAGAAGACATCGGCTCTCCCGCGATCGTAGCTGCTGAGAAGATCAAAGGCTGAGAACAAGGTCGACAATGAGAAAACCTGGTATCAAGCGATAGCTAATTGAGGCTGGAGTTAGATCGGCGCAGCACCTGGCGTTTAATACTTATATTGGCGCAGTTATTGCGCGCAGGCCGGTGCTGTGATCAGTGCGCTCGCCTGGTCTCTTGGGAACTCTTCTgagtttgctttttttgttgttctcaAGGGTCAGAGACAGAGTTAAGTGAAGGGCAGGAGGTGATCTTTTATGTCCATCACCCATCACGTCTGAAAACCTTATTTCTTCTAAACTGCCTCATGCTTTGACTTAATATGCTGCTTGTTTGGTGCAACACAAACCCCTGATAGAGAGGCGATTTATCACTTACATTCCAGCAAAATAGATTTAAATTAatgtttaaacacatttttatatattttaactgcCAAAATACTGTTAGTGAATTTGTGAGTTTTAAGAATGTCTCTGTAACTGtaactacatttaaaaatacacatttattcAGAGTCCTTCAAAGGAAAATCAGTTATGTGAATAGgcctaaataaaattgaattcaaAAAGATATTCTTTTTCAAAGCTCAGTGGGTTTTGTTTAAGGCTGTCTTTCACCACACATAAAGTCCATTTTACTTTCCCCACAAGAATaagtgaaacaaaaaaagcattttgagTGGCAACAGCATTTGTTTGGCAGTGAGCAGAAAGAGGTGCATGCCAGCTCTGCTGCAGTGAATCCTTTTCCTCGCAGGATATTCCTGGAAAATAAAGTCTGGATAAATCAGAGCCTTCAGCCTCCAGGCTTATtcatcccccccctcccccccccccccaacaaactGCTCGCCTTTCATCGGCtttgacttttaaaaaacacTGCCTTCAGCCAAATGAGAATTATATGGTGTCATCAGTAACACCGAATTGCCTGTAAAGTTAGACAAGAGAAAGTCAGGGCTCTCAGAATGTGCCGTTTCTTTGTGGGGAGTGGAGTCTGATGGAGCgaacatatactgtactgtatgagaCAGTAAGATTCAAAACACAGCTGGATATTGAGTTTTTACAGCAAATACAACTGCAGGTTTATATGTATGTCAAGTATGTCAAGAcagtattttacatttcagacaGTAATAAGTACCCACGTTGAACCAAACATTTCTTTGGTCTACAATTTAGGTCAATGCAGTCATTACCAAAAACGTTAAATGAGCAGATACCCATGgagctgcaaaatgtaatgaagtAACACTACTTCAGATTGAGTGCGTGGGCAGGAGCCCATTAAAACCACATTACTGTTTAGGGGTATCACGTTTCTGTCTGGTTTCTACAGAAAACAGGATATTTGGTCAAAGATATGAATAGTTCTGTTGAAAAGTGCAATATATGGATAACTGCATGTTTTTCAGCTCTTAATTCAGCTCAGTGGTGAAAAAAGTATTCATATCCTTTGTATACATAAAAGCACCAATACAAATAGGGAAAAATAATACTCCATGACGAGTAAGTCCTGCTTTCAAAATTTTActtaaaagtacagaagtaacGCAGTTAAATGCATGAAAAGTATAAAATATGTagttatgcagaatggccccaTTTATAATTTATATCTTCAGATAAGTATTAGTGATACTTAAGCacttaagcagcattttaatgatgTAGTAGTAGGATTTTAACTACTTTACAAATACTTTAAATATTTGCCTCtcaaatgtagcagagtaggcctacaagtacagcaaagattagattagattactTTATTAATTGCCAAAAGGGAAACAACAAATTTGTCAAAACTGACAATACATGTGAAACAAAACCTTAAACATTTACAAATTGAAAGAACAATACATATGAAACCCTATAAAGTTACTCAGGAAACATGCAAGTATCACATGTACAGTAATTCTAAGGTTTCACAGTGGCACATAGGACATTCTAAACCCTTCTGTGGAGCATCTcagcatcctttttttttttaagattattttttggccttttccactttacatttttgacaggacagctaggtgagaaaggggagagagagggggaagacatgcaggaaatcgtcacaggtcgaattcaaaccctggacctctgcgtcaaggcataaacctctatagtacatgtgcgccttgccctaccactgaaccaacccggccacagcaTCTCAGCATCCTTAACCAGTCACTCAACACACTTTTTAGGCACAAAAAAACTCAGTTTGCACTCTCCCCCTGGTTCTTTGAAATAGCTTTGTTTTCCCCTTATTGTATGTTACATTGTAGTCTTGACCTTCTAATAAACCTGACACACGTGACAGTTTGCatggacatgtgtgtgtgtgtgtgtgtgtgtgtgtgtgtgtgtgtgtgtgtgtgtgtgtgtgtgtgtgtgtgtgtgtgtgtgtgtgtgtgtgtgtgtgtgtgtgtgtgtgtgtgtgtgtgtgtgtgtgtgtctacaggcCTGGGAGATGAGGCAGAGTCCCAAAGGTCAACCAGGGCTTTGTGTCATCCACAGAGATCTGAGGGAGACCAGCACATCTCGACATCATCAACAAACGCCCCCCTCTCATGTCAAAACACGACAAACAAGACTCAATGGATTTCCATGCCGTTAGCATCACGTCACACATTTTAATAGCTCGCATGTAAACACTCTACCACGTGACGACGAAGCAAGTGATGATGAATTAAGACCTAATGGCTCGGATAACTTCATTATCCCAGCGGGCTTTGCACCCACAATCCTGCTGCCCAAGTTTCCATGTGCCCAACATATGataggagaggagaggcacgCTGTGTTTTGGAGGGGACTCGAGTTACTGCTGTAGGATCAGTCCTACTGGAGGCCAGTTGGAACAAAGAGAAGCAAACTATTCCAGGGCAGTTTAAACGGATTTTATGGACTTGTAATAGCCGTGAATGCAGGGGGAACTGGTAAACCTTGAACTGGTAATGGTTTTGGTGTAAAACACAGAGATACAGTGAGGGGTAGAATGACCTTTTATTTGCAGAAAATGTTTTACCCATGATTTGTGCCCGAGTAGAAATTTTAAACTGTTCATGAcgattgttgtttttaacattgcaaTGGTAAAGAAGCTTAAAGATTCTATATGTGGTGTGATGCTTGAATTGCTTCTGTTACATCAAATACATGGATGCACTTTCCTGTCCAGCATGCCCTTGAAGAATTAGGAAAATAGTGGTTTAGAGTATtgcaaaagtttaatttattgGCTTGGTCAGTTatgtacaaatatttaaatacaaTATCAGCTTTCTTAAAGGAATTTATCTGCTTtcgaatataaaataaataaaagctaaacattacattattataaaatatgTACAAATTTGTTGCTCCTGCTGTACAAATGAAGACTACATAACAACAGAAGCCAGAATGGCTGAATATAGTGGAAATAATTTAGAGATAAATAATGGAAATTTGAAAATTGTTGTCTATAGTCGAGGTCTTCGCTTATGTTTCAGTTTGTGGAGAAGTTGTTTTTGTCGCTGTTGGTGATGCTGTCCACGATGGAGGACAGACGCAGGAGGCTGGAGGATGCAGAAGACTCACTGGTTCCTGAAAAAACAAAGGACAATGACTTAcaatggttttattttatttatgtttttactgttgattgTATGAATGAAGTTTGACAGATGTACCTTCTCTCTGGTTTATTATTGCTGCAGTGGAATGGTCGGCAGAGGTCGGCCAGGTCTCTGAGGACTTTTTCCAGAGATACTCCACCTGTAAGTTAACAATGCACGTGTTACCCATAAACGTTTTTTGTCAGTTCATATTAAAACCTTATACATAAACATAAGTACATTTGATGAAATTGGCAATtgacaaactaaaaaaacactggaaacaGGCCTGATATTCTTTTGACAGACaaaactccaaaaaaaaaaaaataaaaaaaaaaaaaggaaaggatgAATCTTATTGGAAGATCATAGGGACATCTTAACagacaaatatactgtatataaatggcCAACTTAACAGGAGGGACATCCTTACTGAATATCACACTGTTAGCCTCAACTGGAATAAGAATATCATAGTGACACCGAGATATAAAAATGTAGTAAACACATCATAATGTCTTGCAGGAATATTATAGGGATGTTACTGATACAACTGGGAATAAAAACCATAACATGATGTCATTATAAAAATATCTGAATAGCCTCCACAGGCACACATGGGGACACTATGAGGATTTTATTGGCATCCAGTGATATCTTACACGGTGTTCTTTGTGGGATGATCCGTTTTGCGGTTTCTCCTGCTCGTCCAGCGTCTGCAGCAGATCCTGTAAGCTCTCTATGTAACTAATGGCGCTGCGTAAAATCTCCACCTTTGGTAGCCTCTGGTTGGGGTTGGCCACGGTCTTCCTCTTCAGTACGTCGAAGGCCTCGTTGATCTTCTTGAGCCTCCTCCTCTCCCGGAGCGTGGCGGCCTTGCGTCTATCCGTCGGCGCTGACTTTCTCTTGCAGATCTTGCAGGCCCACATGAGGCACTGGCCGTCGCAGTGCGCCCGGAGACCCGGGGGGGCAAGGACGTGCTCTTCCCCGCTGCTCTCCCCCCCGGTCTCGGACGGAACATTATCCTGGCCCGGGGACAGCGGGCTGTCGTTGCCGTTGTACAGAGGAGACACCCCGGACATGTCCAGGTGCTGTAGTGGTCCATGATCCCCTTCTTCCAAATAACGCAAATCATTGAAAAGATAAGGGTTGGTCTCAAAAAGGTCCATCATATTGTTGCGCCCCTCTCTCTGTTTTGACAGTGGGACTCTGGCATTTAAACAGAGCAACAGGGACACAAGTCACCAGACTTATATATAGAATGTGAAACTCTACCCGTCACTTTGGCTGTCACTCTGCATCAAgcatctctcttttttcccaATGGCTCTTTACAACCTACTGACTTTGTGCAGGAAATGCATATACATTAAGGCCTTCAGGAGCGATTGAAATGTCACCTCAGGTTTCATGACAGGTGCTTGAAATATCTGCATCTGGACAAAATGGCTGCACACAGATATTTCCCAGCAATGCCACCGAAAGACATAGTACTGTTGTTCCACAGTTACCACGGCAAAACTCAATTTTAATGCATAGTTCTTTGTGCCACATTCATATAGGAAACACCCGAAAAGGGGTTTATAATAATTGGCTTTACTAAGATCAGTAATGGGCCACGTGAAagaacaacctttttttttcttgtgtctgATATAACGATGATGTATATCCTTGGCAGCATTTAACTGTTTTGTTTGGGTTTCTAGCTTGTTAATAAGGTCAGTCTGCAGTTACCAATAAGTTGTTAACAAATGGATTTTGATTCAGATTTCCTGACGCTCATTTACAGAATTACTGATGAATATGAGATAAAGGTCAAAACTATTTATGCTGCAGGAGGAGGATATACAACAGACTATGGAATATTTTAACAACCTGTCTACCAAAATGTTGTCTTTATTAATGCCTTCTTACTCATCTATAACACAATGATACATTATTAACAACTAAGCATTACTTACATCTATATACACTTAAAGTATGCCTTGGTAGAATGTGGCATTTAAAAGCGGCTATAATAAATATTTCCATACTAACAATGGTTCAAATGTGCAACATATTCTCATCAATGGGTTCACTATGATATCGTACAAGaagttatgcacaacaatttgcaCGATATGCTACGGAAATTACGGCGACACCGCCACCTTACGTGGAATTTGGTGCTCTTCTTGCTTTGCTCCCGTTATAGTTACTACGGCCATTAGAGGGTACTACCACTACATGCTATGAAcgtaaatatgagtcgtaattgctgcttgaacaaaggATTTACGGAAGAAGGACAGTCTCAAATTACATtgcattactttttgtagctaCTCTATATGTACGGATatttcatgagaacagcctggtaTGTGAAAGGCCTCACTTGTAAAGAGACATCCACGGACAACTATTGTGTATAATATAGTGTTTTAGTCTCCTTGagttcattgttttggtttagtctcactgctctcatcagctgttttcagtgaaaagacagagagaggcacaCAGACAGTTAGCCCCCAGCTGGTGAATGTCTGCAGCATATAGCAGCCAAAGAGCcatatatttccctcaggagcaAAACAGATCTAGGAGAGTAAATTCttgacttacattcatcaggtggacacaaacaagactccaaatgaatgttaatgttg encodes:
- the myf5 gene encoding myogenic factor 5 → MDVFSPSQVYYDCASSPDSLEFGAGLELDGSEEDEHVRIPGAPHQPGHCLQWACKACKRKSNFVDRRRAATMRERRRLKKVNHAFEALRRCTSANPSQRLPKVEILRNAIQYIESLQDLLREQVENYYGLPGESSSEPGSPLSSCSDGMADSSSPVWHHLNANYSNSYSYARNDSLGDKAAGASSLECLSSIVDRLSSVESSCGPPALRDMATFSLGSSDSQPCTPESPGSRPVYHVL
- the myf6 gene encoding myogenic factor 6: MMDLFETNPYLFNDLRYLEEGDHGPLQHLDMSGVSPLYNGNDSPLSPGQDNVPSETGGESSGEEHVLAPPGLRAHCDGQCLMWACKICKRKSAPTDRRKAATLRERRRLKKINEAFDVLKRKTVANPNQRLPKVEILRSAISYIESLQDLLQTLDEQEKPQNGSSHKEHRANSVEYLWKKSSETWPTSADHSTAAIINQREGTSESSASSSLLRLSSIVDSITNSDKNNFSTN